The nucleotide sequence CGCGGGAATGAAGTGCAGATTACTTCCTCTATGATCCGTGCAGTCTGCCATCAGTTGCTGAAACAATGCCGTACGGTAAAAAGTTAAGATTCTAAATTTGTGACACGGTCTGAATAAAAAATAATCAAATAAAAATAAAAGGGGCTGCAAAGCCCCTTAATTTTTGCGTGAAAGAATTGGCAAAAATGCTCATACCAATTTTTTACTGAAAACCTCAGTCGGAATCATCCATTATCCGGCTGCGGCCACCAGCTTTGGGGTTTTATCACCATCGACAATCCGTTCAAAACGCTGGATTTCGTCCTCTAAGTGAGTCAGCAGATTCTGCATTTTTGGCAGGGCATTTCGGCAAGCGGTTAAGCCAACTTCCAGTTTATCCATATAGCTGGTCATGGTGATATTCAGTGCCTGACCGTCCAGCACGATTGAGGCTGGATATAATGCTTCTAGACGTGCGCCATTCCAGTACAACGGTTCTTGTGGACCTGGTACGTTAGAAATCACCAGGTTAAATGCCTGACGTTTTGGCATGAGGCCAGAGGCGATATTTAGGCCAGCCGCACCATACACAAAGGCACTGTAATTCAGGATCTGATTCGCGGTCATACGCTTAAAGCGTTCTTTGGCATTCAATACGCTGCGGCGTACGATTTTCAGACGCTCCAGTGGGTCTTCCTTATGCGTACCCAGATTCGCCAGAATCATGGTAATACGATTCGAGACATCGGAATCATCGCTACGTACCGAAGCAGGTACCATGGCAATTAGCGGTTTCTTCGGTAAGGCATCCTGAGTGATCAGGTATTCACGTAGCGCACCGGAGCAGATCGCTAGCACGATATCATTAATAGTTACGCCAAGTTCTTTAGAAATATGGCGCAGACGTGAGAATTCAAAAGACTGTGCCGCAAATCGGCGTGAGGCGGTAATCCGCTGATTGAGAATGGAAGGCGGTGCCTGGAAGCTGGAAACATAATCCGGGTTACGTCCCATATCTTTGAGCACGGTTTGCGATAATTCATACAAGACGCGCGGTGTTGATTCTAACTGTCCCTTAATGGTCGATAATGTGCCTTTTAGTCGGCTGACTTTAGGTGCTTTTAAACGCTTAGCACGCGGGCTTTCTACACACCATAGCGGGACAATGCTTTTCGTATTTGGATCATGGGAGAGAGATTTTTCAACCAGACGCATGCCGGCAATCCCATCGACCATGGCATGATGAATCTTGAAGTACATGGCAAAACGATTG is from Acinetobacter sp. ANC 7912 and encodes:
- a CDS encoding PA1571 family protein, which translates into the protein MSISKAVLNKGLKHVLEPKKTVHAGYIVDERGNEVQITSSMIRAVCHQLLKQCRTVKS
- a CDS encoding wax ester/triacylglycerol synthase family O-acyltransferase; the encoded protein is MRPLHPIDLIFLSLEKRQQPMHVGGLFLFQIPENAPATFIQDLVKDIRTSKSMPIPPFNNYLNGLFWDEDDQFDLDHHFRHIALPKPGRIRELLTYISQEHSALIDRAKPLWMCHLIEGIEGNRFAMYFKIHHAMVDGIAGMRLVEKSLSHDPNTKSIVPLWCVESPRAKRLKAPKVSRLKGTLSTIKGQLESTPRVLYELSQTVLKDMGRNPDYVSSFQAPPSILNQRITASRRFAAQSFEFSRLRHISKELGVTINDIVLAICSGALREYLITQDALPKKPLIAMVPASVRSDDSDVSNRITMILANLGTHKEDPLERLKIVRRSVLNAKERFKRMTANQILNYSAFVYGAAGLNIASGLMPKRQAFNLVISNVPGPQEPLYWNGARLEALYPASIVLDGQALNITMTSYMDKLEVGLTACRNALPKMQNLLTHLEDEIQRFERIVDGDKTPKLVAAAG